One stretch of Candidatus Leptovillus gracilis DNA includes these proteins:
- a CDS encoding glycosyltransferase family 4 protein: MHYLNRGCFEVHIACNPDSMQEKSSPFAAFSQLPDVYLRPTNFGPSINSRPRTKLNANLFREIIRLPKTAYDLVRYVRKHKIDIIHCSEKPRDVFYGYWLAKTCGAKCLVHLHVKVEDWLSPFSQWAMRRVDALVGVSNFVAESSISMGFSAERTHSILNGLDLANWEEVVSDGRIRAEFHIEPETPLLIAIARLATYKGQADLLRALAKVKEAGQNFHLLIVGSPDTYMSNLAELKDLIESSQLTELVTVTGFRSDVRHFFADSDIFTLPSFEEPFGMVFVEAMAMCKPIVALASGGVPEIVEHGRSGLLSEPHDIEQLAANIVQLIQDQALREQMGIYGRTRVYQYFNAQRMTQDFEKLYTSLVNESSVESTSKPRLSH; this comes from the coding sequence ATGCACTATCTGAATCGCGGGTGCTTTGAGGTGCATATTGCCTGTAATCCAGACTCAATGCAGGAGAAGTCCTCGCCGTTTGCGGCGTTTAGCCAGCTACCGGACGTGTATCTAAGGCCAACCAACTTTGGCCCTTCAATCAATTCTCGCCCCCGAACAAAATTGAACGCAAATCTATTTCGGGAAATCATCAGGCTGCCCAAGACAGCCTATGATTTGGTTCGGTATGTGAGAAAACACAAAATAGACATCATTCATTGCAGCGAAAAACCACGCGATGTGTTTTATGGCTATTGGTTGGCAAAGACGTGTGGGGCAAAATGCCTGGTCCATTTACATGTAAAAGTGGAAGACTGGCTTAGTCCCTTCTCGCAATGGGCGATGCGCAGGGTTGATGCCTTGGTGGGCGTTTCCAATTTTGTGGCAGAATCAAGCATCAGCATGGGGTTTTCGGCAGAAAGAACCCATTCTATTTTAAATGGATTGGACCTCGCCAACTGGGAAGAAGTGGTGAGCGACGGCCGTATTCGCGCCGAATTTCATATTGAACCAGAAACCCCGCTGCTTATTGCCATTGCTCGTCTGGCTACCTACAAGGGTCAGGCAGACTTATTGCGCGCTTTGGCCAAAGTCAAAGAAGCCGGGCAAAACTTTCATTTGCTCATTGTCGGCAGCCCGGATACCTATATGAGCAATCTGGCTGAATTAAAGGACCTGATCGAATCTTCGCAACTGACCGAATTGGTGACAGTAACCGGCTTCCGCAGCGATGTCAGGCATTTTTTTGCCGACAGTGACATCTTCACACTGCCCAGTTTTGAGGAGCCGTTTGGCATGGTGTTTGTGGAGGCAATGGCTATGTGTAAACCAATCGTGGCGTTAGCCAGCGGAGGTGTGCCGGAAATTGTGGAACACGGCCGTTCCGGGCTGCTATCTGAGCCGCATGATATAGAGCAGTTGGCGGCGAATATTGTGCAGCTCATCCAAGACCAGGCATTACGAGAGCAGATGGGCATATACGGCCGTACCCGGGTTTACCAATACTTCAATGCCCAAAGAATGACCCAAGACTTTGAAAAACTATACACCAGCCTGGTGAATGAGTCGTCGGTCGAATCCACCAGCAAACCACGTCTATCGCATTAA
- a CDS encoding nucleotide-binding protein, translated as MSIAKSEKTTVSSLYFTDSFVQTLSAGEVIGSRNAAGVRRGGVDVERVISTDGGALRIQPLRQPGWGRSGLAYGPYRRENGLAFGVHMLNGHNTSQVGDLGQSIPGRLQRWLLGGETQTIPQRLIAWTRGGHKKHFVRQWQRWIWLNRHYRRVESGLLDENLAVGWFPAENPTDPVAQGNSLIVHATGAENGELWARAADWQLPVLRGLQNIPIYYVVVLRQKGAAYYAASLPGAHGLAAFPLMRPLAIDAFDDAPEVYAGVHQSVLGQIGFRVDSRVYGTAVQKIAALDSWYGTAHLADRLVGNGRLTDSPAEQGGAWRVYQGDFARTAGGARALENDSLAILDAGKPVGLVHALVKLDTPDSEAQLVWRFQDEANYRSLAMRQDRCRLLLRLDGVVAEVGVDEAHGWLADAANSVQIADDGERFSVAVNGRFLFNDWFTDARLQNAGGVGFCGASGGDVALRDLEAHPRAVAVPAEFAFAPSWQPGKRVMAVADNFAGEAADLNGHKTSVGGKVWQKDFGRGTITLRGDEAAGVVGGPTSPNPGRTFYTIPWDDPAFAELEVEVTPPGSVRGDWEHGRGGFVFWQDEHNQLLVNTWLDDSYQGASISSFFYINGFEEIFDAVWSNVGGRIHWGRPYRLRVAFDGVHYMAYVNDEPVLYRALTDVYPQFNRLTIRRVGILANWEWGNDTGTVFRQFTARRKEQ; from the coding sequence ATGAGTATTGCCAAGTCTGAAAAGACCACCGTATCCAGCCTTTATTTTACCGATTCCTTTGTGCAAACCTTAAGCGCCGGGGAGGTGATCGGCAGCCGGAATGCGGCTGGCGTGCGCCGGGGCGGCGTGGACGTCGAGCGCGTCATCAGCACGGATGGTGGGGCGCTGCGTATCCAGCCGCTGCGGCAGCCGGGCTGGGGGCGTTCTGGTCTGGCCTATGGCCCGTATCGGCGTGAGAATGGGCTGGCGTTTGGCGTGCATATGTTAAACGGCCACAACACGTCGCAGGTCGGCGACCTGGGGCAGAGCATTCCGGGGCGTTTGCAGCGTTGGCTGTTGGGTGGTGAAACCCAAACCATTCCGCAGCGCCTCATCGCCTGGACTCGGGGCGGCCACAAAAAGCATTTTGTGCGGCAGTGGCAGCGTTGGATCTGGCTAAATCGGCATTACCGGCGTGTCGAGAGCGGCCTGCTGGACGAAAATCTGGCGGTGGGCTGGTTCCCCGCGGAAAATCCGACCGATCCTGTCGCCCAAGGCAATTCGTTGATCGTTCATGCCACCGGTGCGGAAAACGGCGAACTTTGGGCGCGCGCGGCGGACTGGCAGCTGCCGGTTTTGCGCGGTCTGCAAAATATCCCGATTTATTACGTGGTGGTTTTGCGGCAAAAAGGGGCGGCTTATTATGCGGCGTCGCTGCCGGGAGCGCATGGGCTGGCGGCTTTTCCGCTGATGCGGCCGTTGGCGATTGACGCCTTTGACGATGCGCCGGAGGTGTACGCCGGCGTGCATCAGAGTGTGTTGGGGCAGATTGGTTTTCGCGTAGATTCGCGGGTCTATGGCACGGCCGTGCAAAAAATCGCCGCTCTGGATAGCTGGTACGGCACGGCGCACCTGGCCGACCGATTGGTGGGAAACGGCCGTCTGACCGATTCTCCGGCAGAACAGGGCGGCGCGTGGCGCGTTTATCAGGGCGATTTTGCGCGCACGGCCGGTGGCGCGCGCGCTTTGGAGAACGACAGCCTGGCGATTTTAGACGCCGGTAAACCGGTCGGCCTGGTTCATGCGCTGGTGAAGTTGGATACGCCAGACAGCGAAGCGCAGTTGGTCTGGCGTTTTCAGGATGAGGCCAATTATCGGAGCCTGGCAATGCGGCAAGACCGCTGCCGTCTGCTGTTGCGGCTAGACGGCGTCGTGGCGGAAGTGGGTGTGGATGAGGCGCATGGTTGGCTGGCGGATGCGGCCAATTCGGTGCAGATTGCAGATGATGGCGAGCGTTTTTCGGTGGCGGTGAACGGCCGTTTCCTCTTCAACGACTGGTTCACAGACGCCAGACTGCAAAACGCGGGCGGCGTCGGTTTCTGCGGGGCGTCGGGTGGTGATGTGGCGCTGCGCGATTTAGAAGCCCATCCACGAGCGGTTGCGGTTCCGGCCGAATTTGCGTTTGCCCCGTCCTGGCAGCCGGGGAAAAGGGTGATGGCCGTTGCCGACAATTTTGCCGGGGAAGCGGCCGATCTGAACGGCCACAAAACCAGCGTGGGCGGCAAAGTGTGGCAGAAAGATTTTGGCCGGGGAACCATCACCCTGCGCGGAGATGAAGCGGCCGGGGTGGTTGGCGGCCCTACCAGTCCCAATCCTGGCCGCACGTTTTACACCATCCCCTGGGATGATCCCGCGTTCGCCGAACTGGAGGTGGAGGTGACACCCCCCGGTTCTGTGCGCGGCGATTGGGAACACGGCCGTGGCGGGTTTGTCTTCTGGCAAGATGAACACAATCAGCTATTGGTGAACACCTGGCTGGATGATTCTTACCAGGGCGCTTCGATTTCGTCCTTCTTTTACATCAATGGCTTTGAGGAAATTTTTGACGCTGTGTGGAGCAACGTGGGCGGGCGCATTCATTGGGGACGGCCGTATCGCCTGCGCGTGGCGTTTGATGGCGTGCATTACATGGCTTATGTCAACGACGAACCGGTGTTGTATCGCGCTCTGACGGACGTCTATCCACAATTTAACCGCCTGACGATTCGACGGGTGGGCATTTTAGCCAACTGGGAATGGGGCAATGACACCGGCACGGTGTTCCGGCAGTTTACTGCACGGCGTAAGGAGCAATAA
- a CDS encoding glycosyltransferase family 4 protein, whose product MVRAAFVMEQHIGHRAYYENLRRFIDQSSSVEVSWIPITYQHAGILASLPLLPDHLVGTLSGRSEVRQALKNATYDVALFNTQVPAAIAGSIVRRKPYVLCTDITPLQYDEMSEQYGHRADDGGLLSRYKHWANVNLFRNAAKVLPWSSWAKASLMADYGVASEQIVVIPPGVDLDVWKPGTAVPDGPLQILFVGGDLYRKGGDVLLQAFRLLPEGCANLHLVTRTSLPPERGVAVYNTMQPNSPELMALYQSAHLFVLPTKAEAFGIALVEACAVGLPVIATAVGGVTDIVVEGENGFLTAADDVHALADHLQQLAANPGLRQQLGWASRRRAEELFDARQNAARVAQIVVESAAGEFHG is encoded by the coding sequence ATGGTACGTGCAGCTTTTGTCATGGAACAACATATAGGCCACCGGGCTTATTATGAGAACCTGCGGCGGTTTATTGATCAATCATCATCCGTTGAGGTATCGTGGATTCCAATCACTTATCAACATGCCGGAATTTTGGCTAGTCTTCCGCTGCTGCCAGACCACCTGGTTGGCACGCTGAGCGGCCGCAGCGAAGTACGTCAGGCATTGAAAAACGCTACTTACGATGTCGCCTTGTTCAACACCCAGGTGCCGGCAGCAATTGCTGGCAGCATTGTTCGGCGTAAACCTTACGTCCTTTGTACCGACATTACACCGCTTCAATACGATGAGATGAGCGAACAGTATGGTCACCGCGCCGACGATGGTGGATTGTTGAGTCGGTATAAACACTGGGCGAATGTGAACCTGTTCAGAAATGCCGCCAAGGTTTTGCCCTGGTCTTCCTGGGCGAAAGCATCGCTGATGGCCGATTATGGCGTTGCCAGCGAGCAAATTGTGGTGATTCCACCCGGGGTAGATTTGGATGTCTGGAAGCCGGGAACGGCCGTGCCAGACGGACCGCTTCAGATTTTGTTTGTCGGGGGTGATTTGTATCGCAAAGGGGGCGATGTGTTATTACAAGCGTTTCGTCTATTACCAGAGGGATGCGCCAACTTGCACCTGGTTACACGCACAAGCCTGCCGCCAGAGCGCGGCGTGGCGGTTTACAACACCATGCAGCCTAATTCACCGGAACTGATGGCGCTGTATCAATCCGCCCATTTGTTTGTTTTGCCCACCAAAGCAGAAGCCTTTGGAATTGCCCTGGTAGAGGCTTGCGCTGTGGGTTTGCCGGTTATTGCGACGGCCGTTGGTGGGGTGACCGATATTGTTGTGGAGGGAGAAAACGGCTTCCTCACCGCGGCAGACGATGTTCATGCGCTTGCCGATCACCTCCAGCAATTGGCCGCAAACCCAGGCCTGCGCCAGCAACTGGGCTGGGCGTCTCGTCGGCGCGCCGAAGAATTATTCGATGCCCGGCAAAATGCGGCCAGAGTGGCTCAAATTGTTGTTGAGTCTGCTGCCGGGGAGTTTCACGGATGA
- a CDS encoding FkbM family methyltransferase, with translation MSSTKGKEQAGFIKRIRSNQTVRRLQRLWVRNRDVTIAEGIGTGLRFNSANSNPEYGLGLNEMPVQEAFGRYLHEGGVFYDVGANVGFFTVIGARLVGPAGQVHAFEPVPENAAAVQHNCDLNGMKQVTVWETAVSDTNGTGELQLAHHSGGASLSVAAPPPDYKGTISISLITLDDFVGQQRGAPPSFVKIDVEGAEINVLRGMTHTIQTYKPTLIIEIDDGEPAEFQRKKELCMTFLAELGYKIEMLPDSYARGNWTVENFVALPA, from the coding sequence ATGAGTTCTACAAAGGGCAAGGAACAAGCTGGATTCATCAAACGTATCCGGTCTAATCAGACGGTGCGCCGTTTGCAGCGGTTGTGGGTGCGCAACCGCGACGTGACGATTGCCGAAGGCATTGGGACAGGGCTGCGTTTCAATTCCGCCAATTCCAACCCGGAATATGGGCTGGGCCTGAACGAAATGCCTGTGCAGGAAGCGTTTGGGCGCTATTTGCATGAGGGCGGCGTATTTTATGACGTGGGGGCCAACGTGGGCTTCTTCACGGTGATTGGGGCGCGTCTGGTCGGGCCGGCGGGGCAGGTTCATGCCTTTGAGCCGGTGCCGGAGAATGCGGCCGCGGTGCAGCACAATTGTGATTTGAATGGGATGAAGCAGGTGACGGTGTGGGAAACGGCCGTGTCCGACACCAACGGCACAGGCGAACTGCAATTGGCCCATCATTCCGGCGGGGCGTCCCTCTCCGTGGCTGCGCCACCGCCTGATTACAAAGGGACGATATCGATCAGCCTCATCACGCTGGACGATTTTGTCGGTCAACAGCGTGGCGCGCCACCTTCCTTTGTGAAGATAGATGTGGAAGGGGCCGAAATAAATGTCTTAAGGGGGATGACACACACTATTCAAACGTACAAGCCTACCTTAATAATTGAAATAGATGATGGTGAACCGGCCGAATTTCAGCGCAAAAAGGAGCTTTGCATGACCTTTTTGGCGGAATTGGGCTACAAAATTGAAATGTTACCGGATTCCTATGCTCGCGGTAACTGGACCGTAGAGAACTTTGTGGCTTTGCCAGCATGA
- a CDS encoding O-antigen ligase family protein: MKNFSSPESILYLNDALIVNPLEVYIVAMFVSWLGSGLMRRKVRFYTSELFWPAIAFLFFVVVGLFYGIFTRGNLNMSLWETRPMFYLVAMIILTSNLLDKREHFSHLMWAAVAALSIESIYGVYHFLVNLDGTLANVSAITEHSAAIHLNTLFVLFVTLWLYEGSAIKRFGMIPVIPFALLTYLAMQRRAAFITLFVGLFFIAILLFIDKRHVFWLVMPPAAIVGLLYVAVFWNASGTLGLPAQAIKSVVAEDQADASDVSSNLYRQIENVNISFTIHQRPLTGVGFGQPFYILVPLPDISFFEWWSYLPHNSVVYIWVKAGVGGFLSMLFFVGTAILVGTQAIRRMPHNELRAFAATATIYMAMHFIFAYVDISWDAPSTLYLGAMMGMVSCMERVVGQSTAVKKPRWPWQPEPHPAPGLL, translated from the coding sequence TTGAAGAACTTTTCAAGCCCAGAATCTATCCTGTATCTCAATGACGCCCTGATTGTGAATCCGCTGGAGGTTTACATTGTGGCTATGTTTGTTTCCTGGTTGGGCAGCGGATTGATGCGGCGAAAAGTACGTTTTTATACCAGCGAACTCTTCTGGCCGGCCATCGCCTTCCTCTTTTTTGTTGTGGTCGGCTTGTTCTATGGCATTTTCACCCGTGGCAATTTGAATATGTCCCTTTGGGAAACCCGCCCCATGTTTTACCTGGTTGCGATGATCATTTTAACCAGCAACTTGTTAGATAAACGAGAACACTTTAGCCACCTTATGTGGGCGGCTGTTGCCGCGCTCAGCATCGAGAGCATCTATGGCGTTTATCACTTCCTGGTAAATTTGGATGGCACATTGGCAAACGTGAGCGCTATCACCGAGCATTCGGCGGCTATTCATTTGAACACGCTTTTTGTTCTATTCGTGACGCTTTGGTTGTATGAAGGTTCAGCCATTAAGCGCTTTGGTATGATACCGGTGATTCCCTTTGCGCTGCTCACTTATCTGGCGATGCAGCGCCGCGCGGCGTTTATCACCCTGTTTGTCGGGCTGTTTTTTATTGCCATTTTGCTATTCATAGACAAGCGCCACGTTTTCTGGCTGGTTATGCCTCCAGCGGCGATTGTTGGTCTTTTGTACGTGGCTGTTTTCTGGAATGCCAGCGGCACATTGGGGCTGCCGGCCCAGGCAATTAAATCTGTTGTGGCCGAAGATCAGGCTGATGCTTCCGATGTATCTTCAAATCTTTATCGGCAGATTGAGAATGTGAATATCAGTTTTACCATCCATCAGAGGCCATTAACGGGGGTGGGCTTTGGGCAGCCTTTTTATATTCTTGTGCCGCTGCCCGACATAAGTTTTTTTGAGTGGTGGTCTTATTTACCTCATAATTCGGTGGTTTATATCTGGGTGAAGGCGGGCGTCGGTGGATTTTTGTCTATGTTGTTTTTTGTGGGCACGGCCATCCTGGTGGGCACGCAGGCCATCCGGCGTATGCCCCACAATGAGCTGCGAGCCTTTGCCGCTACTGCGACAATTTACATGGCGATGCACTTTATTTTTGCCTATGTTGATATTTCTTGGGATGCCCCAAGTACGCTTTATCTTGGGGCGATGATGGGTATGGTCAGTTGTATGGAACGTGTTGTTGGGCAGTCAACGGCCGTTAAAAAACCACGTTGGCCCTGGCAGCCGGAGCCACACCCCGCGCCGGGACTCCTTTAA
- a CDS encoding acyltransferase: MRLLRLFGFRVGRSGILMGMPTIAGVGNVYEKLHIGDSCLFNVGCHFDLAAPITIGHNVGVGHQVLFLTGSHEIDDSKRRVGPLMTSPVVIHDGAWLGARCIILPGVTIGKGAVVAAGAVVTKDVPANTLVAGVPAQIIRELDVD; this comes from the coding sequence ATGCGCTTGCTTCGTCTATTTGGCTTTCGGGTTGGTAGAAGTGGCATACTCATGGGGATGCCAACGATAGCTGGTGTGGGGAATGTTTACGAAAAACTACACATTGGAGATAGTTGTTTGTTTAATGTAGGGTGTCATTTTGACCTGGCTGCTCCGATTACTATCGGTCATAATGTGGGTGTAGGTCACCAGGTCCTTTTTCTTACAGGTTCCCACGAGATTGATGATAGTAAACGTCGAGTAGGTCCATTAATGACCAGCCCCGTTGTGATTCACGATGGCGCCTGGTTAGGCGCACGTTGTATTATTCTGCCTGGAGTCACTATCGGCAAAGGGGCCGTTGTTGCTGCTGGCGCGGTTGTTACCAAAGATGTACCGGCAAATACATTGGTAGCCGGAGTCCCCGCCCAAATCATTCGTGAACTTGACGTGGATTAG
- a CDS encoding acyltransferase: protein MGLSNILQTGRGYTTGIWQNGWAVIYAQWYLRRATHLGPKVRIWGKPVIHNWGTLIVEERVRLVSTIATLEIVAAPNATLSIGAGAFINYGCSIAAHQHISIGPNCNIGTYVLIMDNNFHRLEPERRYEMPESRPIVLEENVWLGARVIVLPGVTIGAGSVVGAGSVVTRDIPPRSLAVGLPAKVIREL, encoded by the coding sequence ATGGGACTCTCGAACATTCTTCAAACAGGGCGTGGCTACACTACAGGCATTTGGCAAAATGGCTGGGCTGTTATTTACGCCCAATGGTACCTGCGCCGGGCTACTCACTTGGGTCCCAAAGTACGGATATGGGGCAAACCGGTCATCCACAATTGGGGGACGCTCATCGTTGAAGAACGGGTTCGTCTGGTGTCCACTATCGCCACCCTGGAAATAGTGGCCGCCCCCAACGCCACTCTCTCCATTGGCGCCGGCGCTTTTATCAACTATGGTTGTTCCATTGCCGCCCATCAGCATATTTCCATTGGCCCCAACTGCAACATCGGTACCTACGTACTCATCATGGACAATAATTTTCATCGCTTGGAGCCGGAACGGCGGTACGAAATGCCGGAATCCAGGCCAATTGTCCTTGAGGAAAACGTCTGGTTGGGCGCGCGCGTTATTGTTTTGCCCGGCGTTACCATTGGCGCCGGCAGCGTGGTGGGGGCCGGCAGCGTAGTAACGCGAGACATCCCGCCGCGCAGTTTGGCCGTTGGACTGCCCGCTAAGGTCATACGAGAACTATAA
- a CDS encoding lipopolysaccharide biosynthesis protein, with translation MIRLVLYRLFESYFRHRWLYLLPIVMMTGLSVYYVFYRVEPKYISQGVLYVQGESLLASLTAVSSSSTNWWMTPSQAVSRQVTDLMQTNAFVRAVIAQTKLESEMNQGDDVVNEILGQTRSNVWVSTIGDNQISINAADEDPELAYQLVNATLESYLQWQINARRAESESAQGFFSELITTYEEELSAARLNMEEFLRNNPAPIRGERPGGEQLEIERLQATIDLAAARYASALDKEENSRLAMAQIESDMRQTYFVIDAPRLPTDPETSLRETIMNMAIFVVVGFLLSGGAIVGSAILDRSFRLPVDVQSRLDLPVLAEVPDISPRKRRFWQPKPKAAGLEESKRVQGDSTEQEPSPAEVAV, from the coding sequence ATGATTCGCTTGGTATTATATCGGTTATTTGAAAGCTATTTCCGACATCGGTGGCTGTATTTGCTGCCGATAGTGATGATGACGGGACTTAGTGTTTACTATGTCTTTTACAGGGTGGAACCCAAATACATTTCCCAGGGTGTCTTGTATGTACAGGGTGAGTCTTTGTTGGCGTCGCTAACGGCCGTAAGCAGCAGCAGCACAAATTGGTGGATGACACCCTCGCAAGCTGTCTCCCGGCAGGTCACCGATTTGATGCAAACCAATGCGTTTGTTCGCGCTGTGATTGCCCAGACCAAATTGGAGTCCGAGATGAATCAGGGTGACGACGTGGTCAATGAAATCCTTGGACAGACGCGCAGCAATGTTTGGGTCAGCACCATCGGCGACAATCAAATTTCTATCAACGCGGCCGATGAGGACCCCGAATTAGCCTATCAACTTGTGAATGCCACGCTTGAAAGTTATCTGCAATGGCAAATTAATGCGCGCAGAGCGGAAAGCGAGTCGGCGCAGGGCTTTTTTAGTGAATTGATCACAACTTATGAAGAAGAATTATCCGCAGCCCGTCTAAACATGGAAGAATTTCTGCGCAATAATCCAGCGCCAATACGGGGTGAACGACCGGGCGGGGAACAATTAGAAATCGAGCGGCTGCAAGCCACCATTGACCTGGCGGCTGCACGGTATGCCAGCGCGCTCGATAAAGAGGAAAACTCCCGGCTGGCGATGGCGCAAATTGAAAGCGATATGCGGCAGACTTATTTTGTTATTGATGCGCCAAGACTTCCCACTGATCCAGAAACGTCCCTCCGAGAGACTATCATGAATATGGCGATCTTTGTTGTTGTTGGTTTCTTGTTAAGCGGCGGCGCTATCGTAGGTTCTGCCATTTTGGACCGCAGTTTCCGCCTACCGGTGGACGTACAAAGCCGTTTGGATCTACCTGTTTTGGCAGAGGTGCCAGACATTTCACCACGTAAAAGACGTTTTTGGCAGCCAAAGCCCAAAGCAGCGGGGTTGGAAGAAAGCAAGCGCGTTCAGGGGGATTCGACCGAACAAGAGCCATCTCCGGCGGAAGTTGCTGTTTGA
- a CDS encoding glycosyltransferase codes for MPILSVVLPTYNRLERLKMVLAGLEQQTFPLSEFEVLVVSDGSTDGTEAYLQTYAASFALRGLTQENQGPAVARNLGVAKASGDIVLFIDDDIVPAPQLIQEHLKIHQSDDGRTVVLGPMLTPPAFQMLPWVQWEQAMLEKQYNSIVSGRWQPSARQFYTGNTSLARQHLLDHGGFDPSFRRAEDVELAYRLSGSGLRFQFNPQAIGYHYAERSFSSWLKIPYDYGRNDVRFYKDKDQKWLLPAIFHEFRWQRNPLIQLLTYVCLGHTALSTAVVSGLARIAQTGSKMNWRGITRFAYSGIFNLQYYQGVADQLGGRKEFFSGFRKYRSQ; via the coding sequence ATGCCCATTCTTAGCGTTGTATTACCCACTTATAACCGGCTGGAACGCCTGAAAATGGTATTGGCTGGGCTTGAGCAACAAACCTTCCCGCTGTCAGAGTTCGAGGTGCTGGTTGTTTCTGATGGCTCTACAGATGGCACTGAGGCGTATTTACAAACGTATGCTGCTTCCTTCGCTTTGCGCGGCCTGACACAAGAGAATCAAGGCCCGGCGGTGGCGCGTAACTTGGGCGTGGCAAAGGCCAGCGGTGACATTGTTCTGTTTATTGACGACGACATTGTGCCTGCGCCGCAGTTAATTCAGGAACACTTGAAGATTCATCAAAGCGACGACGGCCGTACTGTGGTATTAGGGCCAATGTTGACGCCGCCAGCTTTCCAGATGCTGCCCTGGGTGCAATGGGAACAGGCCATGTTAGAAAAACAGTACAACAGCATAGTCAGCGGGCGCTGGCAGCCATCGGCCAGGCAGTTTTATACCGGCAACACCTCTTTGGCCCGGCAGCACCTCCTTGACCATGGTGGTTTTGATCCATCTTTTCGGCGCGCCGAAGATGTGGAATTGGCTTATCGCCTGTCTGGAAGTGGCCTGCGTTTCCAATTCAATCCGCAGGCCATTGGCTACCATTATGCCGAACGCAGCTTTTCTTCCTGGCTCAAGATTCCGTACGATTACGGCCGTAACGACGTTCGCTTTTACAAGGATAAAGATCAGAAATGGCTGCTGCCAGCAATCTTTCACGAATTTCGCTGGCAGCGCAACCCACTGATTCAACTTCTTACCTATGTCTGTTTGGGTCACACAGCGCTCAGTACGGCCGTTGTTTCCGGGTTGGCGCGCATCGCTCAGACAGGCTCCAAAATGAATTGGCGCGGTATTACCCGGTTCGCTTATAGCGGCATCTTTAATCTGCAATACTATCAGGGAGTAGCCGATCAGTTGGGCGGTCGAAAAGAATTCTTCAGCGGTTTCCGCAAATACCGAAGCCAATAA
- a CDS encoding CpsD/CapB family tyrosine-protein kinase: MAIIRRAKKEPPFDSLVLPGGDGNPVQVFDGVVVERLRQMVTRMNRTSGLPKCLALVAALRHEGVTFNSHALGVVMAHDLGARVCVVELNWWWPSQSPFVAPDNEGLAAVITNKAVLEDVVAPTGWSNFSYLPAGVLEKRDRPVMARSQVMHNILHELQTRFDFLILDVPALRATSDAVPLASLATACVLVIHQGVTVVEDVRLALDDIDHMEVKGVILNRNKIATPGVISRLLSI; this comes from the coding sequence ATGGCAATCATACGAAGAGCAAAAAAAGAACCACCTTTTGATTCATTGGTCTTGCCCGGAGGTGATGGTAATCCGGTTCAGGTTTTTGATGGTGTTGTTGTGGAAAGGTTGCGCCAGATGGTAACGCGCATGAATCGTACATCTGGTTTGCCCAAGTGTTTGGCGCTGGTGGCAGCTTTGCGACATGAGGGCGTAACGTTTAATTCGCACGCTTTGGGTGTGGTGATGGCCCACGATCTAGGAGCCAGGGTTTGTGTGGTTGAATTGAACTGGTGGTGGCCCTCGCAGTCGCCATTTGTTGCGCCGGATAACGAGGGCTTGGCGGCCGTTATCACGAACAAAGCTGTGTTGGAAGATGTGGTAGCGCCTACCGGCTGGTCTAATTTTTCCTATTTGCCAGCCGGCGTGTTGGAAAAGAGGGATAGACCAGTGATGGCGCGTAGTCAGGTCATGCACAATATCCTTCATGAACTACAGACGCGATTTGATTTTTTGATTTTAGATGTGCCTGCTTTGCGAGCCACAAGTGATGCTGTGCCTTTAGCTTCTTTGGCGACAGCATGTGTATTGGTGATACATCAGGGTGTGACCGTAGTCGAAGATGTGCGGCTTGCTTTGGACGATATAGACCATATGGAAGTTAAAGGGGTGATATTGAACCGCAACAAAATAGCGACGCCAGGTGTAATTTCAAGATTGTTGTCTATATAA